The following proteins are encoded in a genomic region of Cyclonatronum proteinivorum:
- a CDS encoding TonB-dependent receptor has translation MNNATKLLFAVFVFLFAAESLHAQAGRITGNVTDARDGEPIIGAQVIIQGTTQGTTTDFDGNFRILNVRPGTYTLEFRYIGYTTQIVEDVLVRTDLNTVVDMQLSESVLEGEEIVVRAQRDVVIRDLTSTESRVSRQDLERLPVQDVGEVVSLQAGVTVGPGGSIHIRGGRASEVAYIVDGVRVSDDFDRGSGLRVENQAIEELQVISGAFNAEYGQATSGIINIATRSGTNDWRGNLRIWGGEYATTRSGLFPGAPGTFSEIDPVHQYNVEGSISGPIVRDKVTFFLSGRRFRNEGWLYGYNAFSPQGPILPLQDEAGNLTWERGYNEVPVSNPVNRYGHFINGDDPWINIVENDGEFIRYRDEGFRDSTMVSMHPFETVSFQGNVQYNATNMLRFNLIGNWSQEFSQGYNHGGRLVAQNNTQTERNNYFVNLRTTFTPSANMFFTSNFAMRYNAFESNLFGDPYDPRHLNFERTGDFPQAFQPRDGRFARFGTNNGFFNRNTTTFIGKIEYNHQVNDQHFIKAGIDVQADVLNYRNYGLVPITGGADLEPFPDRVLDREFLPELGIPLENTIGHEVWTRKPVTFSAYIQDRIEYENLIINAGLRFDYFVPNGRIPASDRPRLTQRFDERDASFWSEASPKYQLSPRLGIAYPISARGVIHFSYGYFFQVPNYSNLYNGSNLILANISGAQGPFGNPDLRPEQSVKYELGLQQEIFTGTALDLSIFYEDKRDYVSSGPIQPTAIPSVRYGTWINRDYANIRGITAAINQRVTRRVSFGVDYTFSIAEDSNSDPAAEFFAAVASGDTTGSNLARFLTPANWDRTHVLNSSFFYAQDTWGFNIVQRFSSGLPYTPSASVPRSVGITSTGDIITNSLRMPATFTVDLNMYKNIEVSGYTMGLFFNIFNIFDARNPSSVFNDTGSPDLPLNPLADADPGWYADPSRFAEPRRVQFGFSMQF, from the coding sequence ATGAATAACGCTACGAAATTACTGTTCGCCGTTTTCGTATTCCTGTTTGCAGCCGAAAGTCTGCATGCGCAGGCCGGTCGGATAACCGGTAACGTTACGGATGCGAGGGATGGGGAACCCATTATCGGAGCTCAGGTTATTATTCAGGGGACAACCCAGGGTACGACTACGGACTTCGACGGCAACTTTCGAATATTAAATGTGCGGCCGGGTACCTATACCCTGGAGTTTCGCTACATCGGCTACACGACACAAATTGTAGAAGATGTGCTGGTCAGAACCGATCTCAACACCGTCGTTGACATGCAGCTCTCGGAGTCTGTGCTCGAAGGGGAAGAAATCGTTGTTCGGGCGCAGCGCGATGTGGTGATCCGCGACCTTACGAGTACTGAATCGCGCGTCAGCCGGCAGGATCTGGAACGGCTGCCCGTGCAGGACGTGGGTGAGGTCGTATCGCTGCAGGCCGGTGTGACGGTCGGACCCGGCGGAAGTATTCACATCCGCGGCGGTCGCGCGTCAGAAGTGGCCTATATTGTGGATGGCGTGCGTGTTTCGGATGACTTTGATCGTGGCTCTGGCTTGCGGGTTGAAAATCAGGCGATTGAAGAGCTGCAGGTTATTTCCGGTGCCTTCAACGCAGAGTACGGGCAGGCAACTTCTGGTATCATTAATATTGCAACCCGCTCAGGAACCAACGACTGGCGCGGTAACCTGCGCATTTGGGGCGGTGAATATGCGACTACCCGCTCGGGCCTGTTTCCCGGCGCACCCGGCACTTTCAGTGAAATTGACCCCGTACATCAGTACAATGTGGAAGGCAGTATTTCCGGGCCGATTGTTCGGGATAAGGTAACCTTCTTTTTAAGCGGCCGCCGCTTCCGTAACGAAGGCTGGCTATACGGCTACAACGCTTTTTCTCCGCAGGGTCCCATTCTGCCGCTGCAGGATGAAGCCGGTAATCTGACCTGGGAGCGCGGGTATAATGAAGTACCGGTCAGCAATCCGGTAAACCGCTACGGACATTTCATCAATGGGGATGACCCCTGGATTAACATCGTAGAGAACGACGGCGAGTTTATCCGCTACCGCGATGAAGGCTTCCGCGACAGCACCATGGTTTCTATGCACCCCTTCGAAACCGTCAGTTTTCAGGGCAATGTGCAGTATAACGCCACCAACATGCTGCGGTTCAACCTCATCGGAAACTGGAGTCAGGAGTTTAGTCAGGGCTACAATCACGGCGGACGGCTCGTAGCGCAGAACAACACACAGACCGAGCGGAACAACTACTTTGTGAACCTGCGCACGACCTTCACGCCTTCGGCTAACATGTTCTTTACGTCGAACTTTGCTATGCGCTACAATGCGTTTGAAAGCAATCTTTTTGGTGATCCCTACGATCCGCGGCATTTGAATTTTGAGCGCACGGGTGATTTCCCGCAGGCATTTCAGCCGCGTGACGGCCGCTTTGCCAGGTTCGGAACCAACAACGGATTCTTCAACCGAAACACCACGACCTTTATCGGGAAGATCGAGTACAACCATCAGGTGAATGATCAGCACTTTATCAAGGCAGGTATTGACGTTCAGGCCGATGTGCTCAATTACAGAAATTACGGCCTTGTGCCCATTACAGGCGGTGCAGACCTTGAGCCCTTCCCGGACAGGGTACTCGACCGGGAATTTCTGCCGGAACTCGGCATTCCCCTTGAAAACACCATCGGACACGAAGTGTGGACCCGCAAACCGGTTACCTTCAGCGCTTACATTCAGGATCGCATTGAGTACGAAAATCTTATCATCAATGCAGGTCTTCGGTTTGATTACTTCGTGCCCAACGGCCGTATCCCCGCTTCCGACCGTCCTCGCCTGACGCAGCGTTTTGACGAGCGCGACGCAAGCTTTTGGTCTGAAGCAAGCCCCAAATATCAGCTGAGTCCGCGTCTGGGGATTGCCTATCCGATTTCAGCCCGCGGGGTGATTCACTTCTCCTATGGCTACTTCTTTCAGGTGCCCAATTACTCAAACCTGTATAACGGCTCAAACCTGATTCTGGCAAACATATCCGGTGCACAGGGACCGTTCGGAAACCCCGACCTGCGTCCTGAGCAAAGTGTGAAATATGAGCTCGGTCTTCAACAGGAGATCTTCACCGGAACCGCACTCGATCTGAGTATTTTTTATGAAGATAAGCGCGACTACGTGTCTTCCGGGCCGATACAGCCGACGGCCATCCCAAGTGTTCGCTACGGAACCTGGATTAACCGCGACTATGCCAACATCCGCGGTATCACCGCTGCCATCAATCAGCGCGTAACCCGTCGCGTGAGCTTTGGGGTCGATTACACCTTTTCTATTGCGGAAGATTCCAACTCAGATCCCGCAGCCGAGTTTTTTGCCGCTGTTGCCTCCGGTGATACAACCGGCAGCAACCTGGCACGCTTCCTTACACCCGCCAACTGGGACCGTACGCACGTGCTGAACTCATCTTTCTTTTATGCGCAGGATACCTGGGGCTTTAATATCGTGCAACGCTTCAGCAGCGGTCTGCCCTACACTCCGTCGGCTTCCGTACCGCGCAGCGTTGGGATTACCTCAACCGGCGACATCATTACCAACAGCCTGCGCATGCCGGCAACCTTTACCGTTGACCTGAATATGTATAAGAATATTGAAGTCAGCGGCTACACGATGGGCTTGTTTTTTAACATCTTCAACATCTTTGATGCCCGAAACCCCAGCTCTGTATTTAATGATACCGGAAGTCCGGACCTGCCGCTTAACCCGCTTGCAGATGCTGATCCGGGATGGTATGCCGACCCGTCACGATTCGCTGAACCCCGAAGAGTTCAGTTCGGCTTCTCGATGCAATTCTAA
- a CDS encoding peptidylprolyl isomerase — MIYKFLFITSLLILLAGLSSCSTDEPVDEGEQVLAAVGSYDITRTHFLNELQRFNARAGYAMNLSPDVMEAVLNQRLNRYVIVTYAMDQGWHNEPDVNHTREMIERKALMEEFERRFIIDELTISENDLRELFYRANTSVRASHLFASNRHEADSLFALLEQGHDFEALAAQVFQNPELARNGGDLGFFTLDDMDISFEDQAFRMAVGDISAPVQTSRGFSIIKVTDIVETPVITETQFAQRRNELAAIARDQQAELAVRNHLRSTMDAFDYDPALMQKLWDDVRNDPDAYLEFNPELVRLEVRLSPEVAGQTLISYGDFVFTTDDFLREAFFTTFSQRRQARNVHDFTGQVKAMAYRAMAIAEVRNHPNFNARYVQRTADETFYNYLNQMFDEYLEAQVQVGEDEIYAEFHRNPAQYVEPLQLDMAEIVVTSEEAADQAWAALEAGREFNDVLRQFTADPAGRENMGRLGFIPIQQFGMMSPSLVNIQPGEYAGPFQITGSRFHIFKCHGRIEPRQLTFEEAIPMVERALRSEAKEQLKIRKIGEARERFGAKVYTDRLLSIPIQL, encoded by the coding sequence TTGATCTACAAATTTTTGTTCATCACTTCCTTGCTCATTCTTTTGGCAGGCCTTAGCTCCTGTTCTACGGATGAGCCCGTTGATGAAGGTGAACAGGTGCTTGCGGCTGTGGGATCATACGACATCACGCGCACCCATTTTCTGAATGAGCTGCAGCGCTTTAATGCCCGTGCCGGCTATGCCATGAACCTGAGTCCGGATGTGATGGAAGCGGTGCTGAATCAGCGCCTGAACCGCTATGTAATCGTGACCTACGCGATGGATCAGGGGTGGCACAACGAGCCCGACGTAAACCATACCCGAGAGATGATTGAGCGCAAAGCGCTGATGGAAGAGTTTGAGCGGCGTTTTATTATTGACGAGCTCACCATCAGTGAAAACGATCTTCGTGAGCTGTTTTACCGGGCCAACACAAGCGTACGGGCTTCCCATTTATTTGCAAGCAACCGGCATGAAGCCGATTCCCTTTTTGCCTTGCTCGAACAGGGGCATGATTTCGAAGCACTTGCAGCGCAGGTGTTTCAGAACCCTGAGCTGGCCCGCAATGGCGGGGATCTCGGGTTTTTCACCCTGGACGATATGGATATCTCCTTCGAAGATCAGGCCTTCCGAATGGCCGTTGGTGACATCTCAGCGCCGGTGCAGACAAGCCGGGGCTTTTCCATTATAAAGGTGACGGATATTGTTGAGACGCCCGTCATCACAGAAACGCAGTTCGCACAGCGCAGAAACGAGCTGGCCGCTATTGCCCGCGATCAGCAAGCGGAACTTGCCGTGCGCAATCACCTGCGCAGCACCATGGATGCTTTTGACTACGATCCGGCGCTGATGCAGAAGCTTTGGGATGATGTACGGAACGACCCGGATGCCTATCTCGAGTTTAACCCCGAGCTTGTACGTCTTGAAGTCCGGCTTTCCCCCGAAGTTGCCGGTCAGACGCTGATAAGCTACGGGGATTTTGTGTTTACGACGGACGATTTTCTGCGGGAAGCTTTCTTTACGACTTTTAGTCAGCGCCGGCAGGCCCGTAACGTGCATGATTTTACAGGACAGGTTAAGGCTATGGCCTACCGCGCGATGGCGATTGCGGAGGTGCGTAATCATCCCAATTTTAACGCGCGTTACGTGCAGCGCACAGCGGATGAGACCTTCTACAACTATCTGAATCAGATGTTTGATGAATATCTGGAAGCACAGGTGCAGGTTGGCGAGGATGAAATTTACGCAGAGTTTCACCGGAATCCGGCCCAATATGTGGAACCGCTTCAGCTTGATATGGCGGAAATAGTTGTAACAAGCGAGGAAGCGGCTGATCAGGCGTGGGCGGCTTTGGAAGCCGGTCGTGAGTTTAATGATGTGCTGCGTCAGTTTACGGCTGATCCGGCAGGGCGCGAAAATATGGGGCGTCTTGGCTTTATTCCCATACAACAGTTTGGCATGATGTCGCCTTCATTGGTCAACATTCAGCCGGGTGAATATGCGGGACCGTTTCAGATTACGGGCTCCCGCTTTCACATTTTTAAATGTCATGGCAGGATTGAACCCCGGCAGCTGACATTTGAGGAAGCCATCCCAATGGTGGAGCGCGCGCTTCGCTCGGAGGCTAAGGAGCAACTGAAAATCCGGAAAATCGGTGAAGCCCGGGAGCGTTTCGGCGCCAAAGTGTACACCGACCGATTATTATCGATACCAATACAATTATAA